The genomic segment GTGCTACCGCACCCCCGACCACGTCCTGCGCCGCTGGAGCGACGGCCTCGGGTTCCGGCTCGCCGAAGGCTTCGGCCCCTTCCTGGACGAGGCCGAGCGCAGCCTGCGGGTCGCCCGCCAGCCCCTGGACGTCCTGGGAGGCAACGGCCGGCTGGCGCTCACCGGGGCGGAGCGGCTCGGCTGGCGGGCGGCACCGCTGCGCCGCAACGCGCCCGGCTGCCGGGGCTCCCGCGCGTGCGTGGCGGGCTGCCCCAGCGGTGCCAAGCAGAGCGTGCAGCTGTCCGTGCTGCCCGAGGCGTGCGCCGCGGGGGCCCGGCTCGTCACCGGCGCCCGGGTGTCGCGGATCCTGGTGAACCCCGACGCTCCCGGCGGTCCGCGCGCGGCGGGTGTACGTCTGCGGCGGCGCGGCGGCGGGGAGGCGGAGATCCTGGCACCGCTGGTGGTGGCCGCCGCCGGAGCCGTCCAGACACCGCTGCTGCTGCGGCGCTCGGGCCTGGGCGGGCATCCGCGGCTCGGCCGGAACCTCAGTGTGCACCCGGCGACGAGCGTGGCGGGACGGTTCGCGGAGGACGTCACCGCGGGCCCCGGCGTCCTGCAGAGCGTGGGCGTGGAGGAACTGCGCGGGGACGGCATCCTCATCGAGGCGACCGCCGCGCCGCCGGGCATGGGGAGCTTCGTCCTGCCGGGCGCGGGACGGGAGTTGCGGCGCGAGCTGGAGGAGAGCGGACATCTGGCGACGCTGGGCGCCATGATCGGTGACCGCCCGTCGGGACGGGTCCTGGGCCGCGAACGGGCCCTGGTCCGCTACGACCTGGACCGCCGCGACGGGGACCGGCTGATGCGTGCCGTAAGGGCGATGGGCGCGGTGCTGTTCGCGGCCGGCGCCGAGGAGGTGCTGACGGGCCTTCCGGCCGCACCCCGGGCCCGTTCTCTCGACGGGCTCGACGAGGCGCTGGCCCGCGGCGGTCCGCGGGCGCTCCATCTGTCGGCGTTCCACCCGAGCGGTACGGCCGCTGCCGGGAGCGACCCGCAGCGCTCCCCGGCGGATCACGAGGGCCGGTTGCGAGGGGTGCGGGGTGTGCTGGTCGCGGACGCGTCGGTCCTGCCGAGCTGCCCCGAGGTGAACCCGCAGCTGAGCATCATGGCGGCCGCGCTGGCCGTCACCCGGGCCTGCGTGGAGCGCGGGGGCGCGGGCGGGGCGCCGGCCGGCGGCTGAGCGGCGGACTCCGGGTGCCCGGCCTTCCCGTTCGGCCGGGGCGGCCGGGCGGCCGGGGCCGGGGTCCGCGCCCGGCCGCTTCCGGGACGGCCGGCACGGCGGGATGAGCGTTCGCCGCCTCCGCTCCGTATGGACGGGGGTGACACCGCGGCGGCGTGGTTCCGGCTCGGTCCGGACCGGCTCCCCGCTCCGGCCGCGGGCGTCACACCGGGAGACCCCGGCCACGGACGCACGGCCGGCCGCGGGCAGGCTCCCGTCTCCTGTCAGTGAAGGACCGAGAGGTGAGCATGTCGCGAGCAAGGGGCAGGAACCGAAAGTACCGGGTGATGGTCCTCGGGCTGGCGGGGGCCGCGGTGGTGGCCGGGGGAGTGGCCGTGACCGGGGCGTTCGCCGGGCAGGAGGGCGCCGCGCCGGACGGGCGGCAGGCCGCCGCCCAGGTCATCAGCTGCCCGTCGACGGACGGCCGGCTGCCGGAGATCCCCGCACAGGCCCGCGCCGAGGTCGACCGCGAACTCGCGGGCCTGGAGCAGCAGATCGCGGAGGCGAACAGCCGGCTGGCCCGCTCGCAGGGTGAGGGCGGTCCCAACTTCGTGCAGAACGCCATCCTGGGCCCCCTGGAGGACAAGCGCACCGCGGCGCTGAACCGGATCGAGACGGCCGTGGGCCGGGTGGCCGAGAAGCCCGAGGGACTGGAGACCCTGGCCCCGTGCGGCCTGTCGGCCGGGGCCGGGGCCGGTGAGCAGGGTGGCGACGGCGGCGACCAGGAGGCGCCGCCCGGCGGCGAGGAGAACGGCGTCGGCGCCGGCGTACCGGAGGAGGGGGCCTCCGGGGCGGGCGCGGCGAGCGTCGACTGCCCGGACGTGCGCTCCCAGCTCCCCGACGCCATACCGGCCGGAGCCCGGTCCCAGATCGACCGCGAACTCGCGGGCCTGGAGCAGCAGATCGCGGAGGCGAACGAACGGCTGATCCGCTCGCAGGGTGAGGGCGGTCCCAACTTCGTGCGGAACGCCATCCTGGGCCCCCTGGAGGACAAGCGCGGCGCCGTGCTGGACCGCATCGGACAGGCGATCGACCGCGAGGGCGGCGAGCGGCCCCAGGGGCTGGAGGCCCTCGGTGCCTGCGGGCTCAACGAGGCGCCGTAATACGGGAGTTCACTGTTCCGGCGGCGGTCCGAGCAAGTCGGCCCGGCCCCTTGCGGACCGGCACGGGACGGGGCGGCCGCACGAGCGCCGCCGGGGCCCGGCCCCGGCACGGCCGCTGACGGCCGCCCCGTGTCCGCCGCCCCGGGCCGGTCCCGGCGGCGGTACCGGAGCACGTCATCCCCCGGTGGGAGGGACGGCCCCGGCACGGTCCTTTCGTACCCCCGGAACGGCCCCCGGAGATCGTTTTCCGGGCGGACGCCGTGCGCGGCCGCCCCGCATAGCGTTCCCGGCATGAGGAAACCACTGGCAATTCTGATGGCCGTGACCGCGGTGCTGGGCGTCACGGGGCAGGCGGCCGCGGCACCGGAGACGGCGGGCCGGGGCACTGCCGAGGCGGGTCACCGCCCCGACACCGCGACACTCCAGCGCGACGCGGACGAACTGCTCCGCCTCGGCGCTCCCGGTGTGCTGGCCGCTCTCAGCACCCCGCGGGGCACCGTGAAGGTGCGCAGCGGATTCGGCGACACCGACGCCAGGACGCCGGTGCCCTGGAACGCGAGATTCCGTATCGGCAGTCTCACCAAGACGTTCGTGGCCGCCACCGTGCTGCAGCTCGTCGGCGAGGGCAAACTCTCCCTCGACGACACCGTCGACCACTGGCTGCCCGGTCTCGTCTCCGGCCGGGGCAACGACGGACGCGCGATCACCGTGCGGATGCTGCTGCGGCACACGAGCGGCTTGCACGACTACGTGCGTGAACTGCCCTACCTGTTCCTGGAGAAGGAGTACGGGCCCAACCGGTTCAGGACGGTTCGGCCGGAGCAGGCCGTCCGGCTGGCCATGCGCCATTCCCCCGTCTTCGCGCCCGATACCGACTGGGGCTACTCCAACACCAATTACATCCTGGCCGGGATGATCGTGGAGAAGGTCACCGGGCACAGCTGGCAGCACGAGGTCCGCACCCGTGTCATCGAACCGCTCGGGCTCCGCCACACCTACGCCCCGGACACCTTCCCGTTCATTCCCGGCCCGCACGCCGTCGGCTACCAGCGGTTCGCCGAGAAGGGCCTGGAGGCCGACCCGGCCGACCCCCGGTGGAGTGAGCCCGTCGACGTGACCGTCGGCAACCCGTCGTGGGGCGGCGCGGCCGGCGAGATGATCAGCACCACCGAGGACGGCAACCGCTTCCTGCGGGCCCTCCTGGGCGGAAAGGTGCTGCGGCCGGCCGAACTGGCCGAGATGAAGAAGACGGTCCGCGCCGGGGGGTTCGACGGCGCGTGGCCGGGCGTCCGCTACGGCCTCGGCCTGATGTGGGCCCCGACCTCGTGCGGCGGCGCCTGGCTCCACGGGGGCGACATTCCCGGCTTCAAGACGCGCAACGGCGTCACCGGGGACGGCACCCGGAGCGTCATGGTCTCGGTCAACACCCAGACCATGGTGCCGCAGCCGGGCGTGCCCGCACCGGCCGGGGACGAGGCGGCAGACCTGATCGACCACGCGCTCTGCGGCACTGGGTGACGGACCGGCCGGGTGCCGCCGTCACGGTGGTTCCCGGCTCTCCGTCCCGCACTCGGGTCGGGCCCGCCCCGGGCCCGCGGCGCCCGGGGCCGGCGCGGCTCCCGCCGCTCAGGAGCCCTCCCGGGGCGAGACGAGACCGGTGTCGTAGGCGAGGATGACCGCCTGGACGCGGCTGCGGAGGGCGAACTTGTCGAAGATCTTCCCGACGTGCGTCTTGACCGTCGTCTCGCTGAGGGACAGCCGCTGGGCGATCTCCGCGTTGGACAGCCCCTGCGCGAGGGCCCGCAGAACGTCCACCTGCCGTGCCGTCAGGATCTGCAGGCCCTGCGGCGGCGGGGGCTCGTCGCCGGGCAGCCGCGCGAAGCGGTCCAGGAGCCTGCGGGTCACCCGGGGCGACAGCACCGCCTCGCCGGCGGCCACCGTCCTGATGGCCTCCACGAGCGAGTCCGCGGGGCCGTCCTTCACCAGGAAGCCGCTCGCCCCCGCCCGCAGCGCGTCGACCACATGGGCGTCGAGGTCGAAGATGGTCAGCACGAGCACGCGGCTGCGGGCGCCGGAGCCGGTGATGAGCCGGGTCGCCCCGACTCCGTCCAGGCGGGGCATCCGGATGTCCATGAGGACGACGTCGGGCCGCAGCCTCGCGGTCTCCTCGACGGCGGCGGCACCGTCCGCGGCCTCGCCGGCCACCACGATGTCCGGCTCGGCCTCCAGGATGAGCCGGAAACCGGTGCGGATCATGGGCTGGTCGTCGACCAGCAGCACGCGGACCGGGGACGACGTCACGGGCTGCCTCCCGGCGCGAGGGCGGACGCGGGACCGGGCACGGGGATCGTCGCGTGGACGCAGAACCCCCGGCCCGGCCGCGGCCCGGTGTGCAGGGTCCCCTCCACGGCCGCGATGCGCTCGGCCATGCCGGTGAGGCCGTGTCCGGCGCCCTGCGCCGCGGGCGCGGCGAGCGGTGGTCCGCCGCCCGGCCGCCCGCCGTCGTCGCAGACACGCAGCCGCAGCAGGCGGGGAGCCTCCTGCCAGTCGACGGCGAGCCGGCACCGGGCCCGGCCGGCGTGCTTGAGTGCGTTCGTCAGGGCCTCCTGGACGACGCGGTAGGCCGTCAGCTCCGAGCCGGCCGGCAGCGGCGCGGGGGTGCCGGTGCGGCTGAAGTCGACCCGCAGCCCGGCCGCCCGCACGGCTTCCACCAGGGCGGGGATGGCCTCGGTGGAGGGCTGGGGCGGTTCGCGGCTGGGGTCCCGGTCCGCTTCGTCGTCCGTCCGCAGGACCTCCAGCAGCCGCCGCAGCTCCGTCACCGTCGCCCGGCCGGTCTCCTCCACGGTCCGGAGCAGATCCCGCGTCGTGCCGGGATCACGCTCCCGCACCCGGCCGGCAGCGATCGTCTGGACGACCATCAGGCTGACGTTGTGGGCGACGATGTCGTGCAACTCCCGTGCGATGCGAGTGCGTTCGCGGGCGAGAGCCGCCCGGGCGTTGGCCGCCTGCTCGCGTTCGACCGCCGCGGCCCGCAGCAGCGTCTCCCGCGCCGCCAGACGGCGCGCCATGAACAGCCGGCCCAGCGCCCAGGCGCCCGTCAGCAGCACGATGACGGTCACGGCGGTCGGCAGCCGGTACGCGGGCATGAACAGGGCTTCCGCCACGGCCACCGCCGGGATCAGGGCGAAACCCGCCCACGCGGCGGTACGGGGGCCGGACCTGAGCGCGGTGAGGAACACCCCGGTCGCCAGCGCCAGATGGACGAACCCGACGGACGGGCCGCCCCAGGGCCCGACCAGCGGCCGGGCGTAGTCCAGTCCCCGCAGGGCGAGCAGGGCCGCGGCGATGGTGAGCAGGACCGGCAGGGGGCGCCGGTGGTGCGCCGCCAGCGGCAGGGTGGTGAGCAGAATCAGCAGGATCCCGGCGAGCCCGGGTTCCTTCACGTACTCGGCCGGGGCGTCCTCGCGAGCGGCGAGTCCTCCGGCGGCGAACACCACGGCCAGCGCCGTGTCGAGGGCGGCGGGGGAGAGCTGGCGCCGTGCGAGCGCGTCGATGAACGCCATGGCCCGAACGTTAGCGCGCCCTTCGGCGGACTGATGGGGCCTCAGGGGTGAGCCCGCGGGCCCGCCCTCCTCCGCGGGGTGCTCATCCGAAAGGAGGAAGGGGGAGGGAGCCGGCAACACCGCGGGGACGAGCCGGCGGCCCGGGCCCCGCCGGTGCCCGCGCGGCCCGGCGGGAGGCGGAGGGCCGGAGCGGACCCCGGATCGGGGAGGGCCTGTTGCCCGGGAGGGCGTTCCCTCGCGCACGGCGGCGCGGTGTACGCCCCCGGCTTGCGGCCGTCCACGGCCGGGGCATGCCGCCGGCCGGGGCCGTGCCCGCGGAACGGCGGGCACGGCCCCGGCCGTCCGGCGTAGGTGCGCCGCGCCGGCCGCGGGACGGCCGGGTCCCCCGGCGCGGCCACCCCGTTCAGCAGGCCGGCGGCTCGGGCGGAGCGGCGGGAAGGGCCGGGCGGCGCCCGCCGGTTCCGCGTGCGGGCGCGCCGGAGAAGGGAGGGACGAGAAGATGGGGAAAACGCGGGCATTACCGCTGCCGCGGGCGGACTCCGGCCGTGCGAAAGGACCGGCGGAGCTTCCAGGATAGTCCGGGCCGGCCGAAGCCCGCCATGCGCCGGAGCATCGAAAATTTGCCCGGTTCCGGAGGTGTGGGTCGCCGTGTTCCCGCATTTCCGCCGGAATGGGCGGTGAGGCCCGCACCCG from the Streptomyces xinghaiensis S187 genome contains:
- a CDS encoding GMC family oxidoreductase, whose amino-acid sequence is MSLHALAAALLADDGTEPWTAGVGDRLEAAVAAMPAHARLGLRAAAAAADGYALARTGRRLGALTAGERETVLAPLAARPGLTALLDVVKMPVILAGGTERMLHHGPGPAGPAPAPPPPDPPLDCTPAAHWPARATADAVVIGSGAGGAMAARTLARAGMSVVVLEEGEHHTTGWFAARPPLERFTRLYRDGGSSFAVGVPPVLLPQGRAVGGTTVVNAGTCYRTPDHVLRRWSDGLGFRLAEGFGPFLDEAERSLRVARQPLDVLGGNGRLALTGAERLGWRAAPLRRNAPGCRGSRACVAGCPSGAKQSVQLSVLPEACAAGARLVTGARVSRILVNPDAPGGPRAAGVRLRRRGGGEAEILAPLVVAAAGAVQTPLLLRRSGLGGHPRLGRNLSVHPATSVAGRFAEDVTAGPGVLQSVGVEELRGDGILIEATAAPPGMGSFVLPGAGRELRRELEESGHLATLGAMIGDRPSGRVLGRERALVRYDLDRRDGDRLMRAVRAMGAVLFAAGAEEVLTGLPAAPRARSLDGLDEALARGGPRALHLSAFHPSGTAAAGSDPQRSPADHEGRLRGVRGVLVADASVLPSCPEVNPQLSIMAAALAVTRACVERGGAGGAPAGG
- a CDS encoding sensor histidine kinase, which translates into the protein MAFIDALARRQLSPAALDTALAVVFAAGGLAAREDAPAEYVKEPGLAGILLILLTTLPLAAHHRRPLPVLLTIAAALLALRGLDYARPLVGPWGGPSVGFVHLALATGVFLTALRSGPRTAAWAGFALIPAVAVAEALFMPAYRLPTAVTVIVLLTGAWALGRLFMARRLAARETLLRAAAVEREQAANARAALARERTRIARELHDIVAHNVSLMVVQTIAAGRVRERDPGTTRDLLRTVEETGRATVTELRRLLEVLRTDDEADRDPSREPPQPSTEAIPALVEAVRAAGLRVDFSRTGTPAPLPAGSELTAYRVVQEALTNALKHAGRARCRLAVDWQEAPRLLRLRVCDDGGRPGGGPPLAAPAAQGAGHGLTGMAERIAAVEGTLHTGPRPGRGFCVHATIPVPGPASALAPGGSP
- a CDS encoding response regulator; the encoded protein is MTSSPVRVLLVDDQPMIRTGFRLILEAEPDIVVAGEAADGAAAVEETARLRPDVVLMDIRMPRLDGVGATRLITGSGARSRVLVLTIFDLDAHVVDALRAGASGFLVKDGPADSLVEAIRTVAAGEAVLSPRVTRRLLDRFARLPGDEPPPPQGLQILTARQVDVLRALAQGLSNAEIAQRLSLSETTVKTHVGKIFDKFALRSRVQAVILAYDTGLVSPREGS
- a CDS encoding serine hydrolase domain-containing protein; its protein translation is MRKPLAILMAVTAVLGVTGQAAAAPETAGRGTAEAGHRPDTATLQRDADELLRLGAPGVLAALSTPRGTVKVRSGFGDTDARTPVPWNARFRIGSLTKTFVAATVLQLVGEGKLSLDDTVDHWLPGLVSGRGNDGRAITVRMLLRHTSGLHDYVRELPYLFLEKEYGPNRFRTVRPEQAVRLAMRHSPVFAPDTDWGYSNTNYILAGMIVEKVTGHSWQHEVRTRVIEPLGLRHTYAPDTFPFIPGPHAVGYQRFAEKGLEADPADPRWSEPVDVTVGNPSWGGAAGEMISTTEDGNRFLRALLGGKVLRPAELAEMKKTVRAGGFDGAWPGVRYGLGLMWAPTSCGGAWLHGGDIPGFKTRNGVTGDGTRSVMVSVNTQTMVPQPGVPAPAGDEAADLIDHALCGTG